One window from the genome of Oceanispirochaeta sp. M1 encodes:
- a CDS encoding helicase-related protein produces MNFKDLPVYREKARILKSLENHQVVIVESPTGSGKTTQIPLILHEAGYTSRGMVGVTQPRRIATLSVCDYIAKQTGSKVPGMVGYKMRFEDNTLPETRMKIMTDGTLLQEMKTDPMLHQYSVIMVDEAHERSLNIDFILGLLKHILAERTDFKVIISSATINAAVFSEYFDKAPIVSIDTPVYPVAMVYDPPAKMGDYDQLTAKIVQIVERAVNDRRKGDVLVFLSGEKLIKDTVAALNLSSVRKKLVLQPLYGRLSKEEQERIFIKTPFGKTKVVVSTNIAETSVTIEGITAVIDSGLAKQNFYNPRTFTSSLIETEISQASANQRRGRAGRTQPGTCYRLYPKDSFPGRLLFTKEEIYRTDLAEVVLRMAELGISDFQSFDFISPPGRKGILGAIETLKLLDALDSNNKLTSIGRMMTPFPLMPRHARMIVEAIMNYPDVIKETLIAAAFLSTNSPYLLPQGEEMEARRAHHQFRDSRGDFVAYLRLFNNFLTNSDQTGFCKRYYLEERTMHELVNIQGQLEDIVRNMEIPISEGGELDDYLCACARGLIQFVCVRAGRSYKSLTADRILIHPGSTMFRENPPFLVAGEIVRTSQTYARSVSPLTRQLISKTSKELALKLEPQGVMKEKKKKRDTSQEITIGRSSFPIIQPKKGKKKMALVDWNSAWKELKTMAPEQWPDYKGMKGILSWDGREILSGLQLNMMFKLITSINPKKDILSGIPDKNYDKDNAKHMNELAENMHILLKISASGKRKKSNYGIITLQTDGEGHYWFRSVSNFTAAVNESLASLEVLADQVSEEMSSDQWGMVNKAYRRVDSFISL; encoded by the coding sequence TTGAATTTTAAAGATCTACCAGTCTACCGGGAAAAAGCCCGTATCTTGAAGAGCCTTGAGAACCATCAGGTTGTAATCGTGGAAAGCCCTACGGGATCGGGTAAAACAACCCAGATTCCCCTTATCCTTCACGAGGCGGGATACACATCCCGGGGGATGGTAGGCGTCACACAGCCAAGGCGCATTGCCACCTTGAGTGTTTGTGACTACATAGCCAAACAGACCGGCAGTAAAGTGCCCGGCATGGTTGGCTATAAGATGAGATTCGAAGACAATACCCTTCCTGAGACCCGGATGAAGATCATGACAGACGGTACTCTCCTTCAGGAGATGAAAACCGATCCCATGCTTCACCAGTATTCTGTAATTATGGTTGATGAGGCCCATGAACGAAGCCTCAATATCGACTTTATCCTGGGACTCCTCAAACACATCCTGGCAGAACGTACAGATTTCAAGGTTATTATTTCATCGGCCACAATAAATGCGGCTGTCTTTTCTGAATATTTTGACAAGGCTCCCATTGTGAGCATAGATACTCCCGTATACCCCGTAGCCATGGTCTATGATCCACCTGCCAAGATGGGCGACTACGATCAGCTTACTGCCAAAATCGTTCAAATCGTAGAAAGGGCCGTCAATGACCGCCGGAAAGGTGATGTCCTGGTATTTCTTTCTGGAGAAAAACTAATTAAAGATACAGTTGCCGCCCTGAACCTCTCCAGCGTCCGTAAAAAACTGGTGCTCCAGCCTCTTTATGGGCGTTTGAGCAAGGAAGAGCAGGAGAGAATCTTTATCAAGACACCCTTCGGCAAGACCAAGGTTGTTGTCTCAACAAATATCGCAGAGACTTCTGTCACCATCGAAGGAATTACTGCGGTAATCGATTCGGGACTGGCTAAACAGAATTTTTATAACCCCAGAACCTTCACCTCTTCATTGATAGAAACAGAAATTTCCCAGGCCTCGGCCAATCAGAGACGGGGACGTGCAGGTCGAACCCAGCCGGGAACCTGCTACCGTCTATACCCCAAGGATTCATTCCCGGGAAGGCTCCTTTTTACAAAGGAAGAGATATACAGAACCGACCTGGCGGAAGTAGTACTCAGGATGGCAGAACTGGGAATCAGCGATTTCCAGAGCTTCGACTTCATATCCCCTCCGGGACGCAAAGGAATTCTGGGCGCTATTGAAACCCTGAAACTCCTGGACGCTCTTGATAGTAATAACAAACTCACCTCCATCGGTAGGATGATGACTCCCTTTCCCCTGATGCCGCGGCATGCCAGGATGATAGTGGAAGCCATTATGAACTACCCCGATGTTATAAAAGAGACCCTGATTGCCGCCGCTTTTTTGAGCACCAACAGCCCCTATCTCCTCCCCCAGGGAGAAGAGATGGAAGCAAGGCGTGCCCATCACCAGTTCAGAGACAGCCGGGGAGACTTCGTTGCCTACCTCAGACTATTCAACAACTTTTTGACCAACAGCGATCAGACAGGATTCTGTAAGCGTTACTATCTTGAAGAGAGAACCATGCATGAACTGGTCAATATTCAGGGTCAGCTTGAAGATATAGTACGGAATATGGAAATACCCATCTCGGAGGGTGGTGAACTGGATGACTATCTGTGTGCATGTGCCAGAGGACTGATTCAGTTTGTCTGCGTGAGAGCAGGCCGCAGTTATAAGAGCCTTACGGCCGACCGCATTCTGATTCACCCCGGTTCTACAATGTTCAGGGAGAATCCTCCCTTTCTGGTAGCCGGAGAGATTGTCCGCACCAGCCAGACCTATGCCCGCTCTGTCAGTCCCTTAACCCGGCAGCTGATCAGCAAGACCAGCAAGGAACTAGCCCTTAAGCTTGAACCTCAGGGTGTGATGAAGGAGAAAAAGAAAAAACGTGATACCTCTCAGGAGATCACTATCGGACGCAGCTCCTTTCCAATTATCCAGCCTAAGAAGGGAAAAAAGAAGATGGCTCTGGTGGACTGGAACTCAGCCTGGAAAGAGCTTAAAACAATGGCTCCCGAACAATGGCCCGACTATAAGGGTATGAAGGGTATCCTCAGCTGGGATGGCAGGGAGATTCTCTCCGGTCTCCAGCTGAATATGATGTTTAAGTTGATCACCAGCATAAATCCCAAAAAAGACATCCTCAGCGGCATCCCTGACAAGAACTACGACAAAGACAACGCCAAACATATGAACGAACTGGCCGAAAATATGCATATACTTCTTAAAATCTCGGCCTCAGGAAAGAGAAAGAAGTCAAATTACGGCATTATCACCCTGCAGACCGACGGTGAGGGGCATTACTGGTTCCGTTCTGTCAGTAATTTCACAGCAGCGGTAAATGAGTCGCTGGCGTCACTTGAAGTTCTGGCGGATCAGGTATCCGAGGAGATGAGCAGTGATCAGTGGGGCATGGTGAATAAGGCCTACCGCCGGGTGGACAGTTTTATTTCTTTATAA
- a CDS encoding Txe/YoeB family addiction module toxin — translation MIISFHDLSWQDYLYWQQNDRKVLRKINELIKGIQRDPFAGTGKPEPLKHNLQGCWSRRIDQEHRIVYRIRNNSIEIISCRYHY, via the coding sequence ATGATTATTTCATTTCATGATCTGTCATGGCAAGATTACCTCTATTGGCAGCAGAACGATAGAAAAGTGCTACGAAAAATTAATGAATTAATCAAAGGGATACAAAGAGATCCATTTGCAGGAACAGGGAAGCCTGAACCCCTGAAGCATAATCTTCAGGGGTGCTGGTCCAGACGAATAGATCAGGAACATAGGATTGTATACAGGATAAGGAATAACTCAATCGAGATCATTTCCTGTCGTTATCACTACTAA
- a CDS encoding type II toxin-antitoxin system Phd/YefM family antitoxin, whose translation MNAVNYTELRNNLKNHMDQVCEDHDPLIITRKNNENVVLLSMEDYNSMIETQYLLSTKANTDHLMDGLKAFDEGRTFQKELIEE comes from the coding sequence ATGAATGCAGTAAACTACACTGAATTAAGAAATAATCTCAAAAACCATATGGATCAGGTCTGTGAAGATCATGATCCTCTGATTATTACACGTAAAAATAATGAGAATGTTGTGCTCCTATCCATGGAGGATTATAACAGTATGATTGAGACTCAGTACCTACTTTCTACAAAAGCAAATACTGATCACCTAATGGATGGCTTGAAAGCATTTGACGAAGGCAGAACTTTTCAAAAAGAACTTATTGAAGAATGA
- a CDS encoding 3-dehydroquinate synthase family protein, producing MELIKDFTFGGFPCRAAFYNMNELFPQYTALFVADSNTESLISRPSGVEQASGSRYETGIDSGPLPEIILTPGEEGKQWPAVDSILKLAMKKGLARDSIICGAGGGVVTDMTAFAGSLYMRGCRVILIPTSLLSMVDAALGGKTGIDAGVYKNMIGSFYPAEEVRICPEILKTLPEAEYWAGMGEVIKTAIIGDAELMDLIRDNKEALKARDPEILKDIIRRCMLVKGALVEEDLREKGRRAYLNLGHTFGHALEAVSEFRWAHGLGVVWGMGKALDASVAMGLAHQDWAESLKELFRDLGYKLDASESPEAMLRAMQMDKKKKGGRLRYIIPAGPQDIRIEYLEPEFVLEILKSGR from the coding sequence ATGGAACTTATTAAAGACTTTACTTTTGGTGGATTTCCCTGCAGAGCCGCCTTTTACAATATGAATGAACTCTTCCCTCAGTACACGGCACTTTTTGTGGCCGACAGCAACACAGAATCTTTGATCAGCCGGCCCTCGGGCGTTGAGCAAGCTTCAGGTTCGAGGTACGAAACCGGAATTGATTCAGGCCCCCTGCCCGAAATTATCCTCACCCCAGGTGAAGAGGGCAAACAGTGGCCGGCGGTAGACAGCATCCTCAAACTTGCAATGAAAAAAGGGCTGGCCCGTGACTCAATCATCTGCGGAGCCGGCGGTGGAGTTGTCACCGATATGACCGCCTTTGCGGGAAGTCTTTATATGAGGGGCTGCCGGGTGATTTTAATTCCCACATCCCTCCTCTCCATGGTGGACGCCGCCCTGGGGGGCAAAACAGGCATCGATGCGGGAGTCTATAAAAACATGATAGGTTCCTTCTACCCCGCAGAAGAGGTGAGAATATGCCCCGAAATATTAAAGACTCTTCCTGAAGCGGAGTATTGGGCCGGTATGGGTGAGGTCATTAAAACCGCCATCATCGGCGATGCCGAACTGATGGATTTGATCCGTGATAATAAAGAAGCCCTTAAGGCCCGTGATCCCGAAATCCTGAAAGATATTATCCGCCGCTGCATGCTGGTAAAGGGTGCTCTGGTAGAAGAGGACCTGAGAGAGAAGGGCAGACGGGCTTATTTAAACCTTGGTCACACCTTCGGCCATGCCCTTGAGGCTGTCAGTGAGTTCCGCTGGGCCCACGGTCTGGGAGTTGTCTGGGGAATGGGCAAAGCACTGGATGCCTCAGTTGCAATGGGGCTTGCCCATCAGGACTGGGCAGAATCCCTGAAAGAGCTTTTCCGTGATTTAGGCTATAAACTGGATGCCTCGGAATCCCCCGAAGCCATGCTCCGGGCCATGCAGATGGACAAGAAGAAAAAAGGCGGACGCCTGCGCTACATCATCCCCGCAGGCCCCCAGGACATCCGTATCGAATATCTTGAACCCGAATTTGTGCTTGAAATTTTGAAATCGGGCCGCTGA